Proteins encoded by one window of Hafnia alvei:
- the ppiD gene encoding peptidylprolyl isomerase, whose product MMDNLRAAANHVVLKIILGLIIVSFVLTGVGGYLTGGSGDYAAKVDGQEISRGQLEQAVQSERSRLQQQLGDQFSVLAGNEGYMKELRKQALNRLIDDTLLDQYAKKLGLGISDEQVKEAIWAMPYFQTNNQFDNAKYLNIIANMGLSPDNYAQLVRQQLTSQQLIQAYTATGFTLPVEVEAMAALTMQQRDVRLATIDIKALEKAQQVTDEELKSYYEQNRNSFIAPEEVKVSYIEMDAAAIQDKITVSDEDIAAYYDQHKSSYTQPERKDYSVIQVKTEADAKAVLDELNGGADFAKVAAEKSTDIISRKNGGELGWLEPGTTPDEILGAKLTTKGQLSGAVKSSVGYLVIRLNDVKPEQVKPLAEVRADIATQVKQQKALDAYYALQQKVSDSATSDNESLAGAEEAAGVKATETGWFTRDSVPAALNFKPVTQAIFDGSLIGENGAPGSNSDVISAEGDRAFVIRISGHKPEGVKPMDQVKDQITNMVKRQKAIQQARNEGDKLLSALQSGKGDEALKAAGISFGAEQTLTRASEDRQLADTVFAMAQPKDNKPVYGLAQDRQDNIVLIQLDAVKSGHLSNEELKAFSSQMLTGATGITFDSLMDNLRSNAKIKLGSAASEMQ is encoded by the coding sequence ATGATGGACAATTTACGCGCGGCCGCTAATCACGTCGTGCTCAAAATCATCCTGGGCCTAATCATCGTGTCATTTGTTTTGACCGGGGTAGGGGGTTATTTGACCGGCGGTTCCGGTGACTATGCGGCGAAAGTCGATGGTCAGGAAATTAGCCGTGGTCAGCTTGAGCAAGCGGTTCAAAGCGAACGTAGTCGCTTACAGCAGCAATTGGGCGACCAATTTTCAGTGTTGGCAGGTAACGAAGGCTATATGAAAGAGCTGCGTAAGCAGGCTCTTAACCGCCTAATTGATGACACTCTGCTTGATCAGTACGCCAAGAAATTGGGTCTGGGAATTAGCGATGAGCAGGTGAAAGAAGCTATCTGGGCCATGCCTTACTTCCAGACTAACAACCAGTTCGATAATGCTAAATATCTGAACATCATTGCCAATATGGGATTAAGTCCAGATAACTATGCGCAGTTGGTTCGCCAGCAGCTCACCAGCCAACAGCTGATTCAGGCTTACACCGCAACGGGCTTCACGCTGCCGGTAGAAGTGGAAGCTATGGCTGCGTTAACCATGCAGCAGCGCGATGTGCGTTTGGCAACGATTGATATCAAAGCGTTGGAAAAAGCTCAGCAGGTTACTGATGAAGAGCTGAAATCCTACTACGAGCAAAATAGAAATAGTTTTATTGCGCCGGAAGAAGTGAAGGTTAGCTATATCGAAATGGATGCCGCGGCGATTCAGGACAAAATTACCGTTTCTGATGAGGATATCGCAGCTTATTACGATCAGCATAAATCCAGCTACACCCAGCCGGAGCGCAAAGATTACAGCGTTATTCAGGTAAAAACTGAAGCCGATGCTAAAGCGGTATTGGATGAACTGAACGGCGGTGCCGATTTCGCCAAAGTCGCTGCTGAGAAATCCACTGACATCATCTCGCGTAAAAACGGCGGTGAGTTGGGATGGTTAGAACCGGGCACTACGCCAGATGAAATTCTGGGTGCTAAGTTAACCACCAAAGGTCAGCTATCAGGCGCAGTAAAATCAAGCGTTGGCTATCTCGTTATTCGCCTGAATGACGTGAAACCAGAGCAGGTAAAACCGCTGGCCGAAGTCCGTGCGGATATTGCCACTCAGGTTAAACAGCAGAAAGCACTGGATGCTTACTACGCGTTACAGCAAAAAGTGAGCGACTCTGCAACCAGCGATAATGAATCACTGGCCGGTGCAGAAGAAGCCGCTGGCGTGAAGGCGACTGAAACTGGCTGGTTTACGCGCGACAGCGTTCCTGCTGCGCTGAACTTCAAACCGGTTACTCAGGCAATCTTCGATGGTTCTCTGATCGGTGAGAATGGCGCACCAGGAAGCAACTCTGATGTGATCAGCGCTGAAGGCGACCGTGCTTTCGTGATCCGTATTTCTGGTCATAAGCCGGAAGGCGTTAAGCCGATGGATCAGGTTAAAGATCAAATCACCAATATGGTGAAGCGTCAGAAAGCCATCCAGCAGGCACGTAATGAAGGCGACAAGTTACTGAGCGCCTTGCAGTCTGGCAAAGGTGATGAAGCGCTGAAAGCAGCGGGGATTAGCTTTGGTGCAGAACAGACCTTAACGCGTGCCTCTGAGGATCGTCAGTTAGCAGATACCGTGTTTGCCATGGCGCAGCCAAAAGACAACAAGCCGGTTTATGGCTTGGCTCAGGATCGTCAAGACAACATCGTGCTGATCCAATTGGACGCGGTTAAGTCGGGTCATTTGAGTAATGAAGAGCTTAAAGCCTTCTCTTCTCAGATGTTGACTGGTGCAACCGGCATTACCTTCGATTCACTGATGGATAATCTGCGTTCAAATGCCAAAATTAAATTAGGCAGCGCAGCGAGCGAAATGCAGTAA
- the hupB gene encoding nucleoid-associated protein HU-beta, whose amino-acid sequence MNKSQLVDKIAEGADISKAAAGRALDAIIASVTESLQSGDSVALVGFGTFDVRERSARTGRNPQTGKEISIPAAKVPGFRAGKALKDAVN is encoded by the coding sequence GTGAATAAGTCACAACTGGTCGATAAGATTGCCGAAGGCGCAGATATTTCTAAAGCAGCAGCTGGCCGTGCATTAGATGCGATTATTGCGTCTGTTACTGAGTCTTTGCAGAGCGGTGATTCTGTTGCTCTGGTCGGTTTTGGTACTTTTGACGTGCGCGAACGTTCAGCACGTACTGGCCGTAACCCTCAGACAGGTAAAGAAATCAGCATTCCTGCTGCCAAAGTACCTGGCTTCCGTGCTGGCAAGGCACTGAAAGACGCTGTTAATTAA
- the queC gene encoding 7-cyano-7-deazaguanine synthase QueC, which translates to MKRAVVVFSGGQDSTTCLIQALERYDEVHCITFDYGQRHRAEIDVARDLAIKLGASAHKVLDVGLLNELAISSLTRDNIPVPTESEDGIPNTFVPGRNILFLTLAAIYAYQVQAEAVITGVCETDFSGYPDCRDEFVKALNKAIVLGMARDVRFETPLMWLNKAETWALADHYQKLDLVRQETLTCYNGIQGDGCGECAACHLRSHGLNDYLANRAAVSASLKEKTGL; encoded by the coding sequence ATGAAACGCGCGGTGGTAGTATTCAGTGGTGGTCAAGACTCCACAACTTGTCTAATTCAAGCTTTGGAACGTTATGACGAAGTGCATTGCATCACTTTTGATTATGGCCAACGCCATCGTGCTGAAATTGACGTCGCACGCGATCTCGCCATTAAACTCGGCGCATCAGCGCATAAAGTACTCGACGTTGGTTTGCTTAACGAACTAGCAATAAGCAGTCTTACCCGCGACAACATTCCGGTTCCAACCGAAAGCGAAGACGGTATCCCAAATACCTTTGTGCCTGGCCGCAATATTCTATTCCTGACCTTAGCGGCTATTTATGCTTACCAAGTACAGGCTGAGGCCGTGATTACCGGTGTATGCGAAACTGATTTTTCCGGCTACCCAGACTGCCGTGACGAATTTGTGAAAGCGTTAAACAAAGCGATTGTCTTAGGCATGGCGCGCGACGTTCGTTTCGAAACCCCGTTGATGTGGCTGAATAAAGCAGAAACTTGGGCGTTAGCCGATCATTACCAAAAACTTGATCTGGTTCGTCAGGAAACGCTCACCTGCTACAACGGTATTCAAGGTGACGGCTGCGGCGAATGCGCTGCCTGCCATTTGCGTTCGCACGGGCTCAATGATTATTTAGCAAACCGCGCGGCGGTTTCTGCAAGCCTGAAAGAAAAAACCGGTCTGTAA
- a CDS encoding ComEA family DNA-binding protein, with protein MKKQKMMAQLIGVWALLTGALLLPLQAQAATTARPTAPSVEQTQKATDLQPVTKDASPGIVGTSININTASAEEIATVLNGVGLKKAQAIVEYREKNGAFTQIEQLEEVKGIGAALIARNRDRLKL; from the coding sequence ATGAAAAAGCAAAAAATGATGGCGCAATTAATTGGTGTATGGGCCTTGCTTACAGGGGCCTTACTATTACCGTTACAGGCTCAAGCAGCGACGACGGCTAGACCAACAGCCCCAAGCGTTGAACAAACTCAAAAAGCCACTGATCTTCAACCGGTAACTAAAGATGCCTCACCGGGCATTGTGGGAACCAGTATCAATATCAATACGGCCAGTGCGGAAGAAATAGCAACGGTGCTCAACGGTGTTGGCCTGAAGAAAGCACAGGCGATCGTGGAATATCGTGAGAAAAACGGGGCCTTTACCCAGATAGAGCAGTTGGAAGAGGTGAAGGGAATTGGCGCAGCATTAATCGCACGCAACCGCGATCGTTTAAAATTGTGA
- a CDS encoding YbgC/FadM family acyl-CoA thioesterase: MSNATIIKVRGYHLDVYQHVNNARYLEFLEEARWQWLEDHGAFDWMMKEAIAFMVVNLNINYRRGAVLNDELVVESKLHQLNGRSGVLNQIITRTSDNEIIIDAALTFVCTDLRTQKALPLEGALRDRLLELSGDK; encoded by the coding sequence ATGAGCAATGCAACCATTATTAAGGTTCGAGGATACCATTTAGATGTCTATCAGCATGTCAATAACGCCCGTTACCTTGAGTTCCTTGAGGAGGCGCGCTGGCAGTGGCTTGAAGACCATGGTGCTTTTGATTGGATGATGAAGGAGGCCATCGCGTTTATGGTGGTGAATCTCAACATCAACTATCGTCGCGGCGCGGTGCTAAATGATGAGCTGGTGGTGGAAAGTAAACTGCATCAGCTTAATGGCCGTAGCGGCGTGTTAAATCAAATCATCACTCGCACTTCGGATAATGAAATTATCATTGATGCTGCTTTAACGTTTGTTTGCACCGATCTGAGAACGCAAAAAGCATTGCCTTTGGAAGGCGCATTACGCGATCGTCTGCTGGAATTGAGCGGAGATAAGTGA